From Streptomyces sp. 6-11-2, one genomic window encodes:
- a CDS encoding transketolase, producing the protein MTITEETERAHGYADLPRLMGLMTGDEKHGPAATSTLDVLWVLYDRVLRVRPEERDDPQRDRFLLSKGHGPMAYYAVLAAKGFVPVGWLPDFGAYDSPLGHHPDRTLVPGVEIGSGSLGHGLPIAVGTALGLRAQGLNRPRVWVLTGDAELDEGSNHEAIAFAGPAGLEQLHTVVVDNASASHARPGGIAARFEAAGWSTASVDGRDHEALYAAFTAPHPGRPHVVVARVEPKNP; encoded by the coding sequence ATGACGATCACCGAGGAGACCGAACGCGCCCACGGTTACGCCGACCTGCCCCGGCTGATGGGGCTCATGACGGGCGACGAGAAGCACGGACCGGCGGCCACGTCCACGCTGGACGTGCTCTGGGTGCTCTACGACCGGGTGCTCAGGGTCCGCCCCGAGGAGCGGGACGACCCGCAGCGGGACCGGTTCCTGCTGTCGAAGGGGCACGGCCCGATGGCGTACTACGCGGTGCTCGCCGCGAAGGGCTTCGTGCCCGTCGGCTGGCTGCCGGACTTCGGCGCCTACGACTCCCCGCTCGGCCACCATCCGGACCGCACGCTGGTGCCGGGCGTCGAGATCGGCAGCGGGTCCCTCGGGCACGGACTGCCCATCGCCGTCGGCACGGCCCTGGGGCTGCGCGCCCAGGGGCTGAACCGGCCCCGGGTGTGGGTGCTGACCGGGGACGCCGAGCTGGACGAGGGCAGCAACCACGAGGCCATCGCGTTCGCCGGGCCCGCGGGACTCGAACAGCTGCACACCGTCGTCGTCGACAACGCCTCCGCCAGCCATGCCCGTCCCGGCGGCATCGCGGCCCGTTTCGAGGCGGCGGGCTGGTCGACGGCGAGCGTCGACGGCCGCGACCACGAAGCGCTGTACGCCGCGTTCACCGCGCCGCATCCGGGCCGCCCGCATGTGGTGGTGGCCCGGGTGGAGCCGAAGAACCCCTGA
- a CDS encoding transketolase family protein: MDTMRDRLAPAVSRLLDEDPRVAVVIAEIGKDGFADARRRHPDRVINVGIREQLLVGAGAGLALTGMRPVLHTFASFLVERPFEQVKLDLGHQGAGAVLVSAAASFDWPAGGYTHMAPGDVALLDTLDGWTVHVPGHPDEAETLLRHAVAAGDDKVYVRLSVQSNAHPRPVDGEHFVTVREGRSGVVVAVGPLLDTVLTATEGLDVTVLYATTVRPFDAAALRRASRAAGTDVVLVEPYLAGTSTSAANDALHDVPHRVLGLGVGRAELRRYGTAEEHTAAHGLDARSLRERISAFLGTRAGTGTSGAADTSGA, from the coding sequence ATGGACACCATGCGTGACCGTCTCGCACCGGCCGTCTCGCGCCTGCTCGACGAGGATCCGCGGGTGGCGGTCGTCATCGCCGAGATCGGCAAGGACGGTTTCGCCGACGCGCGGCGCCGGCATCCCGACCGGGTGATCAACGTCGGCATCCGCGAGCAGCTCCTCGTCGGAGCAGGCGCCGGGCTGGCGCTGACCGGTATGCGACCGGTGCTGCACACCTTCGCGAGCTTCCTCGTCGAGCGCCCCTTCGAGCAGGTCAAACTGGATCTCGGGCACCAGGGCGCGGGCGCGGTGCTGGTCAGCGCCGCCGCCTCCTTCGACTGGCCCGCGGGCGGCTACACCCACATGGCCCCCGGCGACGTGGCGCTGCTCGACACCCTGGACGGCTGGACCGTTCATGTACCCGGGCACCCGGACGAGGCCGAGACACTCCTGCGGCACGCGGTCGCCGCGGGCGACGACAAGGTCTACGTACGGCTGTCCGTGCAGTCGAACGCGCACCCCCGCCCGGTCGACGGCGAGCACTTCGTGACGGTCCGCGAGGGCCGCTCGGGTGTGGTGGTCGCCGTCGGGCCCCTGCTCGACACGGTGCTCACCGCGACGGAGGGCCTGGACGTCACCGTGCTGTACGCGACGACCGTGCGGCCCTTCGACGCGGCCGCGCTGCGCCGGGCCAGTCGGGCGGCCGGTACGGACGTCGTCCTGGTGGAGCCGTACCTCGCGGGCACATCGACCTCGGCGGCGAACGACGCGCTCCACGACGTCCCGCACCGCGTCCTGGGGCTGGGGGTGGGCCGCGCCGAGCTGCGGCGCTACGGGACCGCGGAGGAGCACACCGCCGCGCACGGGCTCGACGCCCGGTCGCTGCGGGAACGGATCTCGGCGTTCCTGGGGACCCGGGCCGGGACGGGTACCTCGGGCGCCGCGGACACCTCGGGCGCCTGA